Proteins from a genomic interval of Oncorhynchus clarkii lewisi isolate Uvic-CL-2024 chromosome 15, UVic_Ocla_1.0, whole genome shotgun sequence:
- the LOC139367040 gene encoding serine/threonine-protein kinase MAK isoform X9 — translation MKPENLLCMGPELVKIADFGLAREIRSRPPYTDYVSTRWYRAPEVLLRSSIYSSPIDMWAVGCIMAELYTLRPLFPGNSEVDEIFKICQVLGTVKKSDWPEGYQLASAMNFRFPQCVPTHLKTLIPNASTEAITLMKDLLMWDPKKRPTAVQALRYPYFQVGQVLGPRPGSEIRKATVRTQSRGSSEPKGELQSSSGDSSARTSQGNHPKASSRHHQAPQQPLQQTDHQIDQTSPHGQVINSNTKPSVVVGTGSENSAAVGVKSGRRRWGQTVVKTTESWDESEPSETSVSHSKKPSLGSEEEKGPKDHSNAQSKEQKPIYSFSTVTKLPSNIKKGQMDSSLPGSSARQHYLSQSRYLPGLIGKNSVDKEPSGPTLRDLWDNSTNVNSKPLGPIGAGLSVTRVNAEDTDNPSDKSTDKSVLKERIPDSAKGNFVSTKYNLSGGYVPSFQKKEVGSVGQRIQLAPLAGQHTIDLATPDNKNVKPKPSKTKSTSTTPMSENTEDYDGWKRRADKPQMKGQDYSALGKTSGNLLTRGPPVQPVHGRVDWASKYGGNR, via the exons GTGCTGCTCAGGTCGTCCATCTACAGCTCTCCCATAGACATGTGGGCAGTGGGCTGCATCATGGCTGAGCTCTACACACTTAGGCCTCTATTCCCCGGGAACAGCGAGGTGGACGAGATCTTCAAGATCTGCCAGGTTCTGGGGACAGTCAAGAAG TCTGACTGGCCGGAGGGATACCAGCTGGCCTCGGCCATGAACTTCCGCTTCCCTCAGTGTGTGCCCACCCACCTGAAGACCCTCATCCCCAACGCAAGCACAGAGGCCATCACCCTGATGAAGGACCTGCTCATGTGGGACCCTAAGAAAAGACCCACGGCCGTGCAG GCTCTGCGGTACCCTTACTTCCAGGTGGGTCAGGTGTTGGGGCCTCGGCCCGGGAGTGAGATACGCAAGGCCACGGTGAGGACTCAATCCCGAGGCTCATCAGAGCCCAAAGGTGAGCTGCAGTCCTCTTCAGGAGACTCCTCTGCCCGGACGTCTCAGGGCAACCACCCCAAAGCTTCCAGCAGACACCACCAGGCCCCCCAACAGCCCCTCCAGCAGACAGACCATCAGATTGACCAGACATCTCCACATGGCCAAGTCATTAACTCCAATACG AAGCCATCTGTCGTGGTGGGGACTGGGAGTGAGAACAGTGCAGCGGTGGGTGTGAAGAGCGGGCGGAGGCGCTGGGGCCAGACAGTGGTAAAGACAACAGAGAGCTGGGATGAGTCAGAACCTTCTGAGACCTCTGTGTCCCACTCCAAGAAACCCAGCCTTGGATCAGAGGAGGAGAAGGGCCCTAAGGACCATAGTAATGCGCA ATCCAAAGAGCAAAAACCGATATACTCCTTCAGCACTGTTACTAAGTTACCAAGCAATATTAAGAAGGGCCAAATGGACTCCAGTCTCCCGGGCTCCTCAGCAAGACAACATTACCTTAGTCAATCAAGATATCTGCCTG GGTTGATCGGCAAGAACTCTGTAGACAAGGAGCCCAGTGGGCCGACACTCCGAGATCTGTGGGACAACTCCACCAATGTCAACAGTAAACCCCTCGGCCCCATTGGAGCTGGTTTGTCCGTCACCAGAGTCAACGCAG AAGACACTGATAACCCTTCTGATAAATCTACGGATAAATCTGTTCTAAAAGAAAGAATACCTGATTCAGCTAAAG GAAACTTTGTCAGTACAAAGTACAATCTGTCTGGAGGTTATGTTCCCTCCTTTCAGAAGAAAGAGGTTGGCTCTGTGGGTCAAAGAATCCAGCTTGCTCCTCTTGCCGGCCAGCACACAA TTGATCTTGCTACTCCTGATAACAAAAATGTCAAACCAAAACCTTCAAAGACAAAGTCCACTTCCACCACGCCCATGAGTGAAAACACTGAAG ATTACGACGGCTGGAAAAGGAGGGCGGACAAGCCTCAAATGAAAGGCCAGGACTATTCTGCCCTGGGGAAAACCTCTGGCAACCTTCTGACTAGAGGTCCACCTGTACAGCCAGTCCATGGGAGGGTAGACTGGGCATCCAAGTATGGAGGCAATCGGTAG
- the LOC139367042 gene encoding transcription factor AP-2-alpha isoform X1, whose protein sequence is MKMLWKLTDNIKYEDCEDRHDGTSNGTARLPQLGGVGQSPYSAPPLSHTPNSDFQPPYFPPPYQPIYPQSQDPYSHVNDPYSLNSLHAQPQPQHPGWPGQRQSQESSLLHQHRGLPHQLCREYRREVLLPSGHGIDTGLSDSIPIHGIPHSLEDVQVIQHYLHVEDQGIHIPDQTVIKKGPVSLSKNNNVSAIPINKDGLFGGVVNPNEVFCSVPGRLSLLSSTSKYKVTVAEVQRRLSPPECLNASLLGGVLRRAKSKNGGRSLREKLDKIGLNLPAGRRKAANVTLLTSLVEGEAVHLARDFGYVCETEFPAKAVAEYTNRQHSDPNEQVQRKNMLLATKQICKEFTDLLSQDRTPLGNSRPQPILEPGIQSCLTHFSLISHGFGTPAMCAALTALQNYLTEAIKAMDKMYLNNNSHSDSGTKGGDKDEKHRK, encoded by the exons ATGAAAATGCTTTGGAAATTAACTGATAATATAAAATATGAAGATTGCGAG GATCGTCACGACGGTACCAGCAATGGGACAGCCAGGCTACCTCAGCTGGGAGGCGTGGGCCAGTCTCCATATAGCGCCCCTCCACTCTCCCATACCCCAAACTCCGACTTCCAGCCACCGTACTTTCCTCCGCCCTACCAGCCAATCTACCCCCAGTCTCAGGACCCATACTCGCACGTCAACGACCCCTACTCCCTCAACTCCCTGCACGCTCAGCCGCAGCCACAACACCCTGGCTGGCCGGGCCAGAGGCAAAGTCAGGAGAGCAGTTTGCTGCACCAGCATCGTGGCTTGCCCCATCAGCTCTGTAGGGAGTACCGTAGAGAAGTGCTCCTGCCGTCGGGCCACGGAATCGATACGGGACTCTCAGATTCTATCCCAATCCATGGAATACCTCACTCTTTAGAAGATGTTCAGGTAATTCAGCATTATTTg CATGTTGAGGATCAAGGAATTCACATCCCAGATCAGACTGTAATTAAAAAAG GTCCAGTTTCTTTATCCAAGAACAACAACGTCTCCGCCATTCCGATAAATAAGGATGGTCTTTTTGGCGGTGTGGTAAACCCCAACGAGGTGTTCTGCTCTGTTCCGGGTCGCCTGTCTCTGCTCAGCTCCACATCAAAATACAAGGTCACGGTGGCGGAAGTGCAGAGACGCCTTTCGCCGCCTGAGTGCCTCAACGCGTCACTGCTGGGCGGGGTGCTGAGAAG GGCCAAGTCTAAGAATGGCGGAAGGTCCCTCAGAGAGAAATTGGATAAAATCGGATTAAATCTACCTGCAGGTAGACGCAAAGCCGCAAACGTTACCCTGCTGACGTCACTAGTCGAAG GCGAAGCCGTGCATCTTGCCAGAGATTTTGGTTACGTATGCGAGACTGAGTTCCCAGCCAAGGCAGTAGCTGAATATACAAACCGTCAGCATTCCGACCCAAACGAACAAGTCCAGAGGAAAAACATGTTATTGGCAACGAA GCAAATCTGCAAAGAATTCACAGACCTGCTTTCCCAGGACCGTACGCCCTTGGGGAATTCTCGACCACAACCTATTCTTGAGCCAGGGATTCAGAGTTGCTTGACCCATTTCAGTCTCATTTCTCACGGATTCGGGACCCCAGCCATGTGCGCGGCCCTCACCGCTCTCCAGAACTATCTGACCGAGGCGATTAAAGCCATGGACAAAATGTACCTGAACAACAACAGTCACTCAGACAGCGGCACTAAAGGCGGAGACAAAGACGAGAAGCACAGAAAGTGA
- the LOC139367042 gene encoding transcription factor AP-2-alpha isoform X5: MMSIMGKMGDWQDRHDGTSNGTARLPQLGGVGQSPYSAPPLSHTPNSDFQPPYFPPPYQPIYPQSQDPYSHVNDPYSLNSLHAQPQPQHPGWPGQRQSQESSLLHQHRGLPHQLCREYRREVLLPSGHGIDTGLSDSIPIHGIPHSLEDVQHVEDQGIHIPDQTVIKKGPVSLSKNNNVSAIPINKDGLFGGVVNPNEVFCSVPGRLSLLSSTSKYKVTVAEVQRRLSPPECLNASLLGGVLRRAKSKNGGRSLREKLDKIGLNLPAGRRKAANVTLLTSLVEGEAVHLARDFGYVCETEFPAKAVAEYTNRQHSDPNEQVQRKNMLLATKQICKEFTDLLSQDRTPLGNSRPQPILEPGIQSCLTHFSLISHGFGTPAMCAALTALQNYLTEAIKAMDKMYLNNNSHSDSGTKGGDKDEKHRK, from the exons ATGATGTCAATAATGGGCAAAATGGGGGATTGGCAG GATCGTCACGACGGTACCAGCAATGGGACAGCCAGGCTACCTCAGCTGGGAGGCGTGGGCCAGTCTCCATATAGCGCCCCTCCACTCTCCCATACCCCAAACTCCGACTTCCAGCCACCGTACTTTCCTCCGCCCTACCAGCCAATCTACCCCCAGTCTCAGGACCCATACTCGCACGTCAACGACCCCTACTCCCTCAACTCCCTGCACGCTCAGCCGCAGCCACAACACCCTGGCTGGCCGGGCCAGAGGCAAAGTCAGGAGAGCAGTTTGCTGCACCAGCATCGTGGCTTGCCCCATCAGCTCTGTAGGGAGTACCGTAGAGAAGTGCTCCTGCCGTCGGGCCACGGAATCGATACGGGACTCTCAGATTCTATCCCAATCCATGGAATACCTCACTCTTTAGAAGATGTTCAG CATGTTGAGGATCAAGGAATTCACATCCCAGATCAGACTGTAATTAAAAAAG GTCCAGTTTCTTTATCCAAGAACAACAACGTCTCCGCCATTCCGATAAATAAGGATGGTCTTTTTGGCGGTGTGGTAAACCCCAACGAGGTGTTCTGCTCTGTTCCGGGTCGCCTGTCTCTGCTCAGCTCCACATCAAAATACAAGGTCACGGTGGCGGAAGTGCAGAGACGCCTTTCGCCGCCTGAGTGCCTCAACGCGTCACTGCTGGGCGGGGTGCTGAGAAG GGCCAAGTCTAAGAATGGCGGAAGGTCCCTCAGAGAGAAATTGGATAAAATCGGATTAAATCTACCTGCAGGTAGACGCAAAGCCGCAAACGTTACCCTGCTGACGTCACTAGTCGAAG GCGAAGCCGTGCATCTTGCCAGAGATTTTGGTTACGTATGCGAGACTGAGTTCCCAGCCAAGGCAGTAGCTGAATATACAAACCGTCAGCATTCCGACCCAAACGAACAAGTCCAGAGGAAAAACATGTTATTGGCAACGAA GCAAATCTGCAAAGAATTCACAGACCTGCTTTCCCAGGACCGTACGCCCTTGGGGAATTCTCGACCACAACCTATTCTTGAGCCAGGGATTCAGAGTTGCTTGACCCATTTCAGTCTCATTTCTCACGGATTCGGGACCCCAGCCATGTGCGCGGCCCTCACCGCTCTCCAGAACTATCTGACCGAGGCGATTAAAGCCATGGACAAAATGTACCTGAACAACAACAGTCACTCAGACAGCGGCACTAAAGGCGGAGACAAAGACGAGAAGCACAGAAAGTGA
- the LOC139367042 gene encoding transcription factor AP-2-alpha isoform X4, with protein MLVHSFSAMDRHDGTSNGTARLPQLGGVGQSPYSAPPLSHTPNSDFQPPYFPPPYQPIYPQSQDPYSHVNDPYSLNSLHAQPQPQHPGWPGQRQSQESSLLHQHRGLPHQLCREYRREVLLPSGHGIDTGLSDSIPIHGIPHSLEDVQVIQHYLHVEDQGIHIPDQTVIKKGPVSLSKNNNVSAIPINKDGLFGGVVNPNEVFCSVPGRLSLLSSTSKYKVTVAEVQRRLSPPECLNASLLGGVLRRAKSKNGGRSLREKLDKIGLNLPAGRRKAANVTLLTSLVEGEAVHLARDFGYVCETEFPAKAVAEYTNRQHSDPNEQVQRKNMLLATKQICKEFTDLLSQDRTPLGNSRPQPILEPGIQSCLTHFSLISHGFGTPAMCAALTALQNYLTEAIKAMDKMYLNNNSHSDSGTKGGDKDEKHRK; from the exons ATGTTAGTGCACAGCTTTTCCGCGATG GATCGTCACGACGGTACCAGCAATGGGACAGCCAGGCTACCTCAGCTGGGAGGCGTGGGCCAGTCTCCATATAGCGCCCCTCCACTCTCCCATACCCCAAACTCCGACTTCCAGCCACCGTACTTTCCTCCGCCCTACCAGCCAATCTACCCCCAGTCTCAGGACCCATACTCGCACGTCAACGACCCCTACTCCCTCAACTCCCTGCACGCTCAGCCGCAGCCACAACACCCTGGCTGGCCGGGCCAGAGGCAAAGTCAGGAGAGCAGTTTGCTGCACCAGCATCGTGGCTTGCCCCATCAGCTCTGTAGGGAGTACCGTAGAGAAGTGCTCCTGCCGTCGGGCCACGGAATCGATACGGGACTCTCAGATTCTATCCCAATCCATGGAATACCTCACTCTTTAGAAGATGTTCAGGTAATTCAGCATTATTTg CATGTTGAGGATCAAGGAATTCACATCCCAGATCAGACTGTAATTAAAAAAG GTCCAGTTTCTTTATCCAAGAACAACAACGTCTCCGCCATTCCGATAAATAAGGATGGTCTTTTTGGCGGTGTGGTAAACCCCAACGAGGTGTTCTGCTCTGTTCCGGGTCGCCTGTCTCTGCTCAGCTCCACATCAAAATACAAGGTCACGGTGGCGGAAGTGCAGAGACGCCTTTCGCCGCCTGAGTGCCTCAACGCGTCACTGCTGGGCGGGGTGCTGAGAAG GGCCAAGTCTAAGAATGGCGGAAGGTCCCTCAGAGAGAAATTGGATAAAATCGGATTAAATCTACCTGCAGGTAGACGCAAAGCCGCAAACGTTACCCTGCTGACGTCACTAGTCGAAG GCGAAGCCGTGCATCTTGCCAGAGATTTTGGTTACGTATGCGAGACTGAGTTCCCAGCCAAGGCAGTAGCTGAATATACAAACCGTCAGCATTCCGACCCAAACGAACAAGTCCAGAGGAAAAACATGTTATTGGCAACGAA GCAAATCTGCAAAGAATTCACAGACCTGCTTTCCCAGGACCGTACGCCCTTGGGGAATTCTCGACCACAACCTATTCTTGAGCCAGGGATTCAGAGTTGCTTGACCCATTTCAGTCTCATTTCTCACGGATTCGGGACCCCAGCCATGTGCGCGGCCCTCACCGCTCTCCAGAACTATCTGACCGAGGCGATTAAAGCCATGGACAAAATGTACCTGAACAACAACAGTCACTCAGACAGCGGCACTAAAGGCGGAGACAAAGACGAGAAGCACAGAAAGTGA
- the LOC139367041 gene encoding transmembrane protein 14C, with amino-acid sequence MTDWAGYGYAALIASGGAMGYVKAGSVPSLAAGLLFGGLAGVGAYQISQDPKNIWVSLVTSGALAGVMGKRFYGSRKIMPAGMMAAASILMVGKLSVGMLLQKPQES; translated from the exons ATGACTGATTGGGCTGGATATGGGTATGCAGCCCTAATTGCATCCGGGGGAGCGATGGGCTATGTCAAAGCAG GCAGTGTCCCCTCTTTGGCAGCAGGTCTTCTATTTGGAGGCCTAGCTGGGGTTGGTGCCTACCAGATATCACAAGATCCCAAAAATATTTGGGTGTCACTAG TCACATCAGGAGCCCTGGCAGGTGTGATGGGAAAGAGATTCTACGGCTCCAGGAAGATTATGCCTGCTGGAATGATGGCAGCAGCAAG TATCCTTATGGTGGGAAAGCTCAGTGTTGGAATGCTGCTGCAGAAGCCCCAGGAGTCATAA
- the LOC139367042 gene encoding transcription factor AP-2-alpha isoform X6, translating into MLVHSFSAMDRHDGTSNGTARLPQLGGVGQSPYSAPPLSHTPNSDFQPPYFPPPYQPIYPQSQDPYSHVNDPYSLNSLHAQPQPQHPGWPGQRQSQESSLLHQHRGLPHQLCREYRREVLLPSGHGIDTGLSDSIPIHGIPHSLEDVQHVEDQGIHIPDQTVIKKGPVSLSKNNNVSAIPINKDGLFGGVVNPNEVFCSVPGRLSLLSSTSKYKVTVAEVQRRLSPPECLNASLLGGVLRRAKSKNGGRSLREKLDKIGLNLPAGRRKAANVTLLTSLVEGEAVHLARDFGYVCETEFPAKAVAEYTNRQHSDPNEQVQRKNMLLATKQICKEFTDLLSQDRTPLGNSRPQPILEPGIQSCLTHFSLISHGFGTPAMCAALTALQNYLTEAIKAMDKMYLNNNSHSDSGTKGGDKDEKHRK; encoded by the exons ATGTTAGTGCACAGCTTTTCCGCGATG GATCGTCACGACGGTACCAGCAATGGGACAGCCAGGCTACCTCAGCTGGGAGGCGTGGGCCAGTCTCCATATAGCGCCCCTCCACTCTCCCATACCCCAAACTCCGACTTCCAGCCACCGTACTTTCCTCCGCCCTACCAGCCAATCTACCCCCAGTCTCAGGACCCATACTCGCACGTCAACGACCCCTACTCCCTCAACTCCCTGCACGCTCAGCCGCAGCCACAACACCCTGGCTGGCCGGGCCAGAGGCAAAGTCAGGAGAGCAGTTTGCTGCACCAGCATCGTGGCTTGCCCCATCAGCTCTGTAGGGAGTACCGTAGAGAAGTGCTCCTGCCGTCGGGCCACGGAATCGATACGGGACTCTCAGATTCTATCCCAATCCATGGAATACCTCACTCTTTAGAAGATGTTCAG CATGTTGAGGATCAAGGAATTCACATCCCAGATCAGACTGTAATTAAAAAAG GTCCAGTTTCTTTATCCAAGAACAACAACGTCTCCGCCATTCCGATAAATAAGGATGGTCTTTTTGGCGGTGTGGTAAACCCCAACGAGGTGTTCTGCTCTGTTCCGGGTCGCCTGTCTCTGCTCAGCTCCACATCAAAATACAAGGTCACGGTGGCGGAAGTGCAGAGACGCCTTTCGCCGCCTGAGTGCCTCAACGCGTCACTGCTGGGCGGGGTGCTGAGAAG GGCCAAGTCTAAGAATGGCGGAAGGTCCCTCAGAGAGAAATTGGATAAAATCGGATTAAATCTACCTGCAGGTAGACGCAAAGCCGCAAACGTTACCCTGCTGACGTCACTAGTCGAAG GCGAAGCCGTGCATCTTGCCAGAGATTTTGGTTACGTATGCGAGACTGAGTTCCCAGCCAAGGCAGTAGCTGAATATACAAACCGTCAGCATTCCGACCCAAACGAACAAGTCCAGAGGAAAAACATGTTATTGGCAACGAA GCAAATCTGCAAAGAATTCACAGACCTGCTTTCCCAGGACCGTACGCCCTTGGGGAATTCTCGACCACAACCTATTCTTGAGCCAGGGATTCAGAGTTGCTTGACCCATTTCAGTCTCATTTCTCACGGATTCGGGACCCCAGCCATGTGCGCGGCCCTCACCGCTCTCCAGAACTATCTGACCGAGGCGATTAAAGCCATGGACAAAATGTACCTGAACAACAACAGTCACTCAGACAGCGGCACTAAAGGCGGAGACAAAGACGAGAAGCACAGAAAGTGA
- the LOC139367042 gene encoding transcription factor AP-2-alpha isoform X3: protein MKMLWKLTDNIKYEDCEDRHDGTSNGTARLPQLGGVGQSPYSAPPLSHTPNSDFQPPYFPPPYQPIYPQSQDPYSHVNDPYSLNSLHAQPQPQHPGWPGQRQSQESSLLHQHRGLPHQLCREYRREVLLPSGHGIDTGLSDSIPIHGIPHSLEDVQHVEDQGIHIPDQTVIKKGPVSLSKNNNVSAIPINKDGLFGGVVNPNEVFCSVPGRLSLLSSTSKYKVTVAEVQRRLSPPECLNASLLGGVLRRAKSKNGGRSLREKLDKIGLNLPAGRRKAANVTLLTSLVEGEAVHLARDFGYVCETEFPAKAVAEYTNRQHSDPNEQVQRKNMLLATKQICKEFTDLLSQDRTPLGNSRPQPILEPGIQSCLTHFSLISHGFGTPAMCAALTALQNYLTEAIKAMDKMYLNNNSHSDSGTKGGDKDEKHRK from the exons ATGAAAATGCTTTGGAAATTAACTGATAATATAAAATATGAAGATTGCGAG GATCGTCACGACGGTACCAGCAATGGGACAGCCAGGCTACCTCAGCTGGGAGGCGTGGGCCAGTCTCCATATAGCGCCCCTCCACTCTCCCATACCCCAAACTCCGACTTCCAGCCACCGTACTTTCCTCCGCCCTACCAGCCAATCTACCCCCAGTCTCAGGACCCATACTCGCACGTCAACGACCCCTACTCCCTCAACTCCCTGCACGCTCAGCCGCAGCCACAACACCCTGGCTGGCCGGGCCAGAGGCAAAGTCAGGAGAGCAGTTTGCTGCACCAGCATCGTGGCTTGCCCCATCAGCTCTGTAGGGAGTACCGTAGAGAAGTGCTCCTGCCGTCGGGCCACGGAATCGATACGGGACTCTCAGATTCTATCCCAATCCATGGAATACCTCACTCTTTAGAAGATGTTCAG CATGTTGAGGATCAAGGAATTCACATCCCAGATCAGACTGTAATTAAAAAAG GTCCAGTTTCTTTATCCAAGAACAACAACGTCTCCGCCATTCCGATAAATAAGGATGGTCTTTTTGGCGGTGTGGTAAACCCCAACGAGGTGTTCTGCTCTGTTCCGGGTCGCCTGTCTCTGCTCAGCTCCACATCAAAATACAAGGTCACGGTGGCGGAAGTGCAGAGACGCCTTTCGCCGCCTGAGTGCCTCAACGCGTCACTGCTGGGCGGGGTGCTGAGAAG GGCCAAGTCTAAGAATGGCGGAAGGTCCCTCAGAGAGAAATTGGATAAAATCGGATTAAATCTACCTGCAGGTAGACGCAAAGCCGCAAACGTTACCCTGCTGACGTCACTAGTCGAAG GCGAAGCCGTGCATCTTGCCAGAGATTTTGGTTACGTATGCGAGACTGAGTTCCCAGCCAAGGCAGTAGCTGAATATACAAACCGTCAGCATTCCGACCCAAACGAACAAGTCCAGAGGAAAAACATGTTATTGGCAACGAA GCAAATCTGCAAAGAATTCACAGACCTGCTTTCCCAGGACCGTACGCCCTTGGGGAATTCTCGACCACAACCTATTCTTGAGCCAGGGATTCAGAGTTGCTTGACCCATTTCAGTCTCATTTCTCACGGATTCGGGACCCCAGCCATGTGCGCGGCCCTCACCGCTCTCCAGAACTATCTGACCGAGGCGATTAAAGCCATGGACAAAATGTACCTGAACAACAACAGTCACTCAGACAGCGGCACTAAAGGCGGAGACAAAGACGAGAAGCACAGAAAGTGA
- the LOC139367042 gene encoding transcription factor AP-2-alpha isoform X2 — translation MMSIMGKMGDWQDRHDGTSNGTARLPQLGGVGQSPYSAPPLSHTPNSDFQPPYFPPPYQPIYPQSQDPYSHVNDPYSLNSLHAQPQPQHPGWPGQRQSQESSLLHQHRGLPHQLCREYRREVLLPSGHGIDTGLSDSIPIHGIPHSLEDVQVIQHYLHVEDQGIHIPDQTVIKKGPVSLSKNNNVSAIPINKDGLFGGVVNPNEVFCSVPGRLSLLSSTSKYKVTVAEVQRRLSPPECLNASLLGGVLRRAKSKNGGRSLREKLDKIGLNLPAGRRKAANVTLLTSLVEGEAVHLARDFGYVCETEFPAKAVAEYTNRQHSDPNEQVQRKNMLLATKQICKEFTDLLSQDRTPLGNSRPQPILEPGIQSCLTHFSLISHGFGTPAMCAALTALQNYLTEAIKAMDKMYLNNNSHSDSGTKGGDKDEKHRK, via the exons ATGATGTCAATAATGGGCAAAATGGGGGATTGGCAG GATCGTCACGACGGTACCAGCAATGGGACAGCCAGGCTACCTCAGCTGGGAGGCGTGGGCCAGTCTCCATATAGCGCCCCTCCACTCTCCCATACCCCAAACTCCGACTTCCAGCCACCGTACTTTCCTCCGCCCTACCAGCCAATCTACCCCCAGTCTCAGGACCCATACTCGCACGTCAACGACCCCTACTCCCTCAACTCCCTGCACGCTCAGCCGCAGCCACAACACCCTGGCTGGCCGGGCCAGAGGCAAAGTCAGGAGAGCAGTTTGCTGCACCAGCATCGTGGCTTGCCCCATCAGCTCTGTAGGGAGTACCGTAGAGAAGTGCTCCTGCCGTCGGGCCACGGAATCGATACGGGACTCTCAGATTCTATCCCAATCCATGGAATACCTCACTCTTTAGAAGATGTTCAGGTAATTCAGCATTATTTg CATGTTGAGGATCAAGGAATTCACATCCCAGATCAGACTGTAATTAAAAAAG GTCCAGTTTCTTTATCCAAGAACAACAACGTCTCCGCCATTCCGATAAATAAGGATGGTCTTTTTGGCGGTGTGGTAAACCCCAACGAGGTGTTCTGCTCTGTTCCGGGTCGCCTGTCTCTGCTCAGCTCCACATCAAAATACAAGGTCACGGTGGCGGAAGTGCAGAGACGCCTTTCGCCGCCTGAGTGCCTCAACGCGTCACTGCTGGGCGGGGTGCTGAGAAG GGCCAAGTCTAAGAATGGCGGAAGGTCCCTCAGAGAGAAATTGGATAAAATCGGATTAAATCTACCTGCAGGTAGACGCAAAGCCGCAAACGTTACCCTGCTGACGTCACTAGTCGAAG GCGAAGCCGTGCATCTTGCCAGAGATTTTGGTTACGTATGCGAGACTGAGTTCCCAGCCAAGGCAGTAGCTGAATATACAAACCGTCAGCATTCCGACCCAAACGAACAAGTCCAGAGGAAAAACATGTTATTGGCAACGAA GCAAATCTGCAAAGAATTCACAGACCTGCTTTCCCAGGACCGTACGCCCTTGGGGAATTCTCGACCACAACCTATTCTTGAGCCAGGGATTCAGAGTTGCTTGACCCATTTCAGTCTCATTTCTCACGGATTCGGGACCCCAGCCATGTGCGCGGCCCTCACCGCTCTCCAGAACTATCTGACCGAGGCGATTAAAGCCATGGACAAAATGTACCTGAACAACAACAGTCACTCAGACAGCGGCACTAAAGGCGGAGACAAAGACGAGAAGCACAGAAAGTGA